A genomic window from Peromyscus maniculatus bairdii isolate BWxNUB_F1_BW_parent chromosome 1, HU_Pman_BW_mat_3.1, whole genome shotgun sequence includes:
- the Dcun1d3 gene encoding DCN1-like protein 3, with protein sequence MGQCVTKCKNPSSTLGSKNGDRDPSSKSHSRRGAGHREEQVPPCGKPAGDILVNGTKKAEAAAEACQLPTSSGDAGRESKTNTEESSLQRLEELFRRYKDEREDAILEEGMERFCNDLCVDPTEFRVLLLAWKFQAATMCKFTRKEFFDGCKAISADSIDGICARFPSLLTEAKQEDKFKDLYRFTFQFGLDSEEGQRSLHREIAIALWKLVFTQNNPPVLDQWLNFLTENPSGIKGISRDTWNMFLNFTQVIGPDLSNYSEDEAWPSLFDTFVEWEMERRKREAEGRGALSSGPEGLCPEEQH encoded by the exons ATGGGCCAGTGTGTCACCAAGTGCAAGAATCCTTCATCAACCTTGGGCAGCAAGAATGGAGACCGGGACCCCAGCAGTAAGTCACACAGCAGGCGCGGAGCTGGCCACCGTGAGGAACAGGTGCCACCTTGTGGCAAACCAGCTGGGGATATCCTTGTCAATGGGACCAAGAAAGCAGAGGCTGCTGCTGAGGCCTGCCAGCTGCCAACATCTTCTGGAGATGCTGGGAGGGAGTCCAAGACCAATACTGAGGAGTCTTCCTTGCAGAGGTTGGAAGAACTGTTCAGGCGCTACAAGGACGAGCGGGAGGATGCAATCTTGGAGGAAGGCATGGAGCGCTTTTGCAATGACCTATGTGTTGATCCTACGGAATTTCGAGTGCTGCTCTTGGCCTGGAAGTTCCAGGCTGCTACCATGTGCAAATTCACCAG GAAGGAGTTTTTTGATGGCTGTAAAGCAATAAGTGCAGACAGCATTGATGGGATCTGTGCACGGTTCCCTAGCCTCTTAACAGAAGCCAAACAAGAAGATAAATTCAAGGATCTCTACCGGTTTACATTTCAGTTTGGCCTAGACTCTGAAGAAGGGCAGCGGTCACTGCATCGTGAAATAGCCATCGCCCTGTGGAAACTAGTATTTACCCAGAACAATCCTCCTGTATTGGACCAGTGGCTAAATTTCCTAACAGAGAACCCCTCGGGAATCAAGGGCATCTCCCGGGACACTTGGAACATGTTTCTTAACTTCACTCAGGTGATTGGCCCCGACCTCAGCAACTACAGCGAAGATGAGGCCTGGCCGAGTCTCTTTGATACCTTTGTGGAGTGGGAAATGGAGCGAAGGAAAAGAGAAGCGGAAGGGAGAGGTGCACTCAGCTCAGGGCCCGAGGGCTTGTGTCCAGAGGAGCAGCACTGA